Proteins from a genomic interval of Oncorhynchus clarkii lewisi isolate Uvic-CL-2024 chromosome 15, UVic_Ocla_1.0, whole genome shotgun sequence:
- the LOC139366848 gene encoding zona pellucida sperm-binding protein 2-like: MTALAVKVDSVPGLNPGQLTLSDPACGPTYSDDRVAYFHFTVNSCGTTRKLHTLLRLKVSCYYVVNITRTLAFLTRPRDNEPFAETGTGQLMFRMRLVQDASYNTFHQEEDYPVVRYLRQPLHFEVELTRSSDPKVALVLDHCWATLNEDRDSRLRWNLIING; the protein is encoded by the exons ATGACTGCGCTGGCGGTGAAGGTGGATTCTGTTCCAGGTCTGAACCCCGGGCAGCTGACCCTGAGCGACCCCGCCTGTGGTCCCACCTACAGCGACGATCGCGTCGCCTACTTCCACTTCACTGTGAACTCCTGTGGCACCACCCGGAAG TTGCATACTCTTTTAAGGTTAAAGGTTTCCTGCTACTATGTGGTCAACATCACTCGCACATTGGCCTTCCTGACCAGGCCGCGTGACAACGAGCCTTTTGCAGAGACTGGGACGGGTCAACTAATGTTCAGAATGAGACTCGTTCAGG ATGCCTCGTATAACACGTTCCACCAGGAGGAGGACTATCCAGTGGTGAGGTACCTGAGACAGCCTTTGCACTTTGAGGTGGAGCTGACCAGGTCCTCTGACCCCAAGGTAGCGCTGGTGCTTGACCACTGCTGGGCCACCCTCAACGAGGACCGCGACTCCCGACTCCGGTGGAATCTCATCATTAATGGGTAA
- the LOC139367253 gene encoding uncharacterized protein, with protein sequence MSSVCAFVADKVQSCFQPPAATLPVPPVLAVAASATLPADIQADPASSHLEVVDITPNTEADPASSHLEVQDITPNTEADPASSHLNVVDITPNTEAEPISSLLEVVDVTPEERTLTMAVSATLPADIQAEDVAVVIPDVTPHVIKDVILDVPCRARKGAVRRLFCRLWRAVCCCACHKEEEEQY encoded by the exons ATGAgctctgtttgtgcctttgtggCGGACAAGGTGCAGAGCTGCTTCCAGCCCCCTGCAGCCACCCTACCAGTCCCCCCTGTCCTCGCGGTGGCCGCTTCCGCCACACTACCAGCTGACATCCAAGCAG ACCCGGCTTCTTCCCACCTGGAGGTTGTGGACATCACCCCTAACACAGAGGCAGACCCGGCTTCTTCCCACCTGGAGGTTCAAGACATCACCCCTAACACAGAGGCAGATCCGGCTTCTTCCCACCTGAATGTTGTGGACATCACCCCTAATACAGAGGCAGAGCCCATCTCTTCCCTCTTGGAGGTTGTGGACGTCACACCTGAAGAAAGGACTCTCACGATGGCCGTCTCCGCCACTCTGCCAGCTGACATCCAAGCAG AGGATGTTGCTGTGGTCATCCCGGATGTCACCCCACACGTCATCAAGGACGTGATACTGGATGTTCCATGCAGAGCTAGGAAAGGGGCAGTCCGGCGATTATTTTGCAGGCTTTGGAGGGCAGTGTGCTGCTGCGCCTGCCacaaggaagaggaggaacaaTATTAA